The Astyanax mexicanus isolate ESR-SI-001 chromosome 6, AstMex3_surface, whole genome shotgun sequence region TTTATAGCATAAAACCACGTTCATTTAGAATAAAATCACGTTCatgtttatttcactcaaacatatacctatagatagttatcagagaaactgattattttaaagtggtctctttattttgttccagagctgtatgtgaaatacagtggggaaaataagtTTGCATGCTGCTCCACCTACAAATAATAGAAGTCTAATTTTTATCTTCTGTACACTTCAACTGTAAGAGACACAATCACTCGTACCTGTTTATTGTCCTCAGATTCCCCTCCTGCAGCAAGCTCAGGCTCTATCTCCTCGCCCTTTGTCTCTGTTGGCTTCGGCATGGAGCTCCCCCGCCTGGATGAAGACCAATGGTGAACTAATGGGCAAAGGCTCACTCAAAGGCAAGCCAGGGGGCAAAGAGTACAAGGCCTGGGCTCAGTACTACATCAGGTGCGTGAACTGAGCTACAGTACATTAGTACGTTAATATCCAAATCACTCCCTTTCAACCTTTAATACATTGTAAGAATATAATTAATATCACCCCTTATGCCTTATGTATGTGTATTGCAGTCTGTCAATATGAGTACTTAAAATATATGAACattgtagagcattatagagtgccccctacactTATTGTAATGTATTACACTCTGTCAAAATGACTATATAAATGATATAAGCATTAAAGGGCACCccctatgctttctgtagtgtattgcTGTCTGTCAGAATGGCTATATGGATTATATATACATTACAGAGTGTTATAGAgcacccctatgcttcctgtagtgtattacagtctgtcagaatgacaaTATGGATTATATATACATTACAGAGCGTTTTTAGAgcacccctatgcttcctgtagtgtattgctgtctgtcagaatgactgtaTGGATTATATAAACATTACAGAGCAATATAGggcaccccctatgcttcctgtagtgtattacagcctGTCAATATAAGTGCTTAAATTATATGAACattgtagagcattatagagcaccccctacacttctcacttcttgtagtgtattacagtctgtcagaattacTATATggattatataaacattatagagcgttataaagcaccccctatgctttctgtagagtattacagtctgtcagaattacTATATggattatataaacatttatagagagccccctatgcttcctgtagtgtattacaggcTGTAAATATGAgtgtttaaatcatttaaatagtgtagagcattatagagcgccccctacacttcctgtagtgtatcaCAGTCTATCAGAATGTCTatatggattatatatatatatatatatacattacagagtgttatagagcaccccctatgcttcctgggGTGTATTGCAGTCTATCAGAATGTCTATATcaattatatatacattaaagAGTGTTATAGTGCATCccctatgctttctgtagtgtattacagcctGTCAATATGAGTGCTTAAATCATATGAACattgtagagcattatagagcacccctacaCACCCTACaccctgtagtgtattacagtctgtcagaatgactatATGGATTATATTACagggcattatagagcaccccctatgcttcttgtagtgtattacagtctgtcagtatGAGTGCTTGAAtcatatgaatattatagagcattatagagcgtcccctacacttcctgtagtgtatcaCAGTCTATCAGAATGTCTATATGGATTATATAtacattacagagcattatagggcgccccctatgcttcctgtagtgtattacagtcttttTACACTGCCTTTGTGTATCATTTTAAGCCTTCaagtaaataaaatcacattACTGTTGGTCTTCTTGCTCTCAGGTTTCTGGAGGAGTACGAGAAACATAACATTTCCTTCTGGGCTCTGAGCACAGGTAATGAACCCACTTCGGGCGAGTTGACCAATTACAGCTTCCAGGCTTTAGGCTTCACTCCAGAACAGCAGCGGGATTGGCTCGCACTAGACCTTGGCCCCGCCCTCCACTCCTCTCCATACGCCAAGACCCGAGTAATAATCCTAGATGACCAGAGGCTCCTGCTTCCTCACTGGGCCAAAGTGGTAAGAGAGGGTAGAAAGTGGGCGGGATAATGAGACATTTTCtattaaaaatgtgtaataaggataatatattttgttttacctCATAAAATAATGCAGATGTGTGATCAGATATTTAGTAATATATGGCAAACAAATATGTGTGGGTTTAGTCTATGAACCTGCCTCcaatcccatttccacaccccgagTTGCCTGGCATAGAACACTCTAGCagacaaacagtgtgctgcagccatggaaatgagCAAGCATACAGGGTTAGCAGAAACAGCATTAGGTTCTACACAGCCTGGAAAGCTTCAGCATCCATCTAAAAACCTAAATCACCAGAGGTTTGGGgaaactttagctagctaaagtgcTGGTTAATATTATCATTCTACAACATGCTAATATGAACTGCTACCAGTCACAAAAAAAGTTACCCTGTATATAACTAAATAGTGCTgcgtggtatgaccaaaaatgcatatcacggtattttgcaagattctaATGGTTTCACTGTATGTTGcagtatttttagtattatttatttattattattattatttattatttataagtatatttttttgcatgactgggctttaatataggtttgtgagttactgtaaaGTTagaagtatatataatataaaacaccaaggccttaaggctttgattactatagggtttactttgtcccacaaaattacacaatatataaagaaatcagacttcattagcagctGAAGAGTGTATACAATAGATAGATATGCTAACCAATTTAACATGGATtctttaaacaattaaatatttaaatagttcTATTAAAAattgtgaacagaaaaaaaaataccttaaaatataggtattcaaagagatatttctcaaatattctactgcacaagttagacacaagtttaatatcactttacaatatgttattttttGAGACATTAGAGGcatagaggcattacagtatttaagcagctgtttatcagttcATCCCAATTCTCTTGGTTttccagttaataaataaattcagttcaatgGGCATTAATATattcctttaagctacagtattcatgtatatttaaaagggctatagttattcatattgcaaggagcagcagcagaagctccaggagttttgttctcatgtttctccagacAGGACAGCTTTGGGCTCCACAGAGAGCTGTGCTACCATTTATTAGTCCAGTGTTGAAGGTGTTAAATGATTACTGTATGTCCAGTGTAGTGTTTTACATTAAGCGAATGTCTTTCTTTCTGTAGGTTCTGAGTGATATTCATGCTGCTCGCTATGTCCACGGGATCGGTGTCCACTGGTACTGGGACCGATACGCTCCTGCTGACATCACTCTAGGAACCACTCACGACCTCTACCCTGAGTACTTCCTGTTTGGCACTGAGGCATGTTCTGGCTGGAGCAGTCTTGACCGTGGCGTGCGATTGGGCAGCTGGAGGAGAGCAGAAGACTACGCCCACGATATCATAGAGGTACCAGAAGAACCAGAGGAGACACTTTGGATCAGTTCCTTTAAAATGTCCATATGACATTTTAGTGGTGATGTAACATGCATGTCATTCAGCAATATATCTTCAATCCATTCAGCCTATAGCGTTATAGATCCACCCTTTTAGCATACtccagtttagccccacctattcagcctacagcagtttagctccgcccatattaggctacagcagtttagtctcgCTAATAATCATTTAGaagtttagctccgcccatttcAGCCTACACCAGTTTAATCTTGCTAAAAATcattcagcagtttagctccgcccatttcAGCCTACACCAGTTTAGTCTCGCTAATAAtcattcagcagtttaactccgcCCATTTCAGCCTACACCAGTTTAGTCTCGCTAATAAtcattcagcagtttaactccgcCCATTTCAGCCTACaccagtttagccccacccattcagccagcAGCAGATTAGCCCCAGTAATAATCATTTACTAAATAAGtgaaaaatgcaaataatttatactaatttattttaaaaacttacTTCATACTCTGAGCCAGATAATTACATGCCCGTTTtcaaagcttcataaaccatgaTCAGAATACATGTAATCAGAAATACATGTAGAGCCTGGAAGTTGAATTTATGAATTTGTGAAAACCTGTAGccttaaatacttaaattaattAAAGGTTTACTATTGAACAGCTTAAAGGGGGTTTCAGAGTAAACAAATTCAGAGGGGCTGAATACATTTTCATgtcacacttttatttttttttatttgattcaaattttttaaacaatgtatcattttcgttccacttcacaattatgtgctacttttgagtttgtggttgtaaggtgacaaaatgtgaaaacgttgaaggggtatgaatacttttgcaagccactgtatttgcAGTAGTAGTTGTAAACTACAGTACGCTTGTTAACACCACTATAACCGTGATGTTAAATAAAGTGGGAGGAGACAGATTTAGTCTCCAGGGAAATTGGGCATTTTTCAGTTGGCAGGTAAACTGAAAGGTTTGGAACAGGACCAGTTAAACTAGGTCAGATAGAGACATGAGTCACATGGTCTTTTGTGGAACTGGTTTTGCTGACTTAATGAGTTCTAGCTGTGTGTAAAAAACCACTGAATACCGGCGACAGCTTCTGCCTCACTCATTAACTACACTGACATTATAGTGGAACTAGGGCTGGGAGATTAATCAGATTAAGCTGAATTTGACTCTTAATTGCTAGTCATAAAATAAtagtcaaatatttttttttaacttttatattgGTTTTATACAAGTTTTATTGTGCTGCATGATTATGACTCcttgaaaatgaatgtaaaataaattagtacttaataataatagtttaaaatggTGCTGTTTGTTACTAATGTGTATCTaataggggtgtcatgatttagatattttatcgaaatctattgaaattatgtcatggtcaaaaagaggatcgacgatccctcctgCTAAGGTACGCAAGCGCatgcgcgcgctacgcaaatagcgctgCACACTGTAGCCCAGGGTTTTTCAACAGAgagagcgcagccccgccctccgacaaaaaTTTCTgccgtgtgtgagagagacacacacacacacaagcctctcacacacagaacagctgcctttcaaccgcggaagagaagctgaaaacggatttatagaactatagatcacagtgaggttgattaaaatctttaactacacctgttgcttgatttgtattaaaaaaacgtCACGGATACACCCACATGGCGAgccgagtcatcaggtgttctgtcgagttgtgctaccctgtcaaaccatgctactcttatgtgtttatttaaatacaaaatacaaaggaAGCACAATAtaagagcatgtttccagtaagaagttcatgtactatatttaaaaagcctaaatcacagtttcagggtaaagttatggtagcaagagtttattatactttgtttatatataacaataataaaataaagaaagaaaatcgtaaaaagtaaaagtgaaaaaaaaaaaaaaatagagaattgaatcgtgaccctaaaatcggaaataaaatcgaattgaggatttagagaatcgtgacacccctagtatctaatctaaaaaaaaaaaatagaataaaagttgtaaaaaaaaataaaataaaaaaataagggaaattctAATCAACTATATCTACACTAATGTTACCTATATAATTATTTACTGTATGTCTTTAAGTAGGCTAGACACTACAGCTAATTATCTAATAATATCTCAGCTGCTTTTGTACTGTTGACCATGCAATATAGAAGAAAAGGCTTGAAGAATGGGTTGGGTTATTTAGAAATGGTTGTATTCTTATTCATCAGTTGGAAATATTTTGTCTTAAGTAAATATTTAgtcaacacaaaatacagtttgtaaattaatgtttttattattaagggataaAAGAATTCTCACGgccctctgtaaaaaaaaaaagtgtcccgGGATGAGTTGGAGTGCAATAAATGATATGTTAAAATCACAGCTTCAAGCTTAATCAATCTAATTttcctctttgtttctctctctctctctctctttcgctctcgcaTTTGCTCCCTCTACTGTAGGACCTGAATAACCATGTGACTGGATGGATGGACTGGAATTTAGCGTTAGACCTGGGAGGAGGTCCGAACTGGGCGAAGAATTTTGTGGACAGCAGCATCATCGTAGACAGCAGCAGGGATGTGTTCTACAAGCAGCCCACCTTCTACAGCATGGCTCACTTCAGGTCAGAATACTTTACCTTATGGCGAGAATACAGTCTGTGATGTTTGGCCTTTTTTgagctgattttttatttattatttttttttttgtagattttattTGTGCATGGTGTAGTATAGAGTGGCATGAAAGTATTTGCTCTCtacagatttatttagttttaattttttttgtcatactgacatTTTTCCATTTATCAAACAAacgttaatatcagacaaagataacctgagaaaatataaaaaaagtcctTTTTTAAGTTTATTGAATTTTATAGAGAAAAACAGTCTATCCAAACCAGTCtatccctgtgtgaaaaaatattttctccCTCAATATAATAACTTGATTGTTCCagccttggcggcaacaactgcactcaagctttactgataactgacaacatgtctttcacatctctgtggaggaacttTGTTATactcttctttacaaaattgttttaattcagacacactggagtattttcaaacataaacagcctgtttaaaatcatccacagcatcttaatcagacattgactaggccactccaaaaccttcatttaattcatttaatccaccttcattcagaggtggacttgtttgtgtgctttggatcattgtcctgctgcagaacccaagtactgcAGAGCTTGAGATCAAAAACAGATGGCcgaacattctccttcaggattgtctggtagagAGCATGTTGTCAGAAGCCAATGGCTACAGATTAAC contains the following coding sequences:
- the gba gene encoding lysosomal acid glucosylceramidase is translated as MAGITTYTLFIVCIVSTGVITHTQAGSKSCEARMFSEDSVVCECNATHCDSVGKVTLPAVGQFVTFLTSEAGSRLHQEQGQVQRNSTGAAVRITLVPQQKYQHVQGFGGAMTDAAAINILSLSTGAQDQLLRQYFSPEGIEYNTVRVPMASCDFSTRLYTYADTPGDYSLLNFTLAKEDTHMKIPLLQQAQALSPRPLSLLASAWSSPAWMKTNGELMGKGSLKGKPGGKEYKAWAQYYIRFLEEYEKHNISFWALSTGNEPTSGELTNYSFQALGFTPEQQRDWLALDLGPALHSSPYAKTRVIILDDQRLLLPHWAKVVLSDIHAARYVHGIGVHWYWDRYAPADITLGTTHDLYPEYFLFGTEACSGWSSLDRGVRLGSWRRAEDYAHDIIEDLNNHVTGWMDWNLALDLGGGPNWAKNFVDSSIIVDSSRDVFYKQPTFYSMAHFSKFLWEGSQRVGVSVSKHSALETTAFIRPDGSAVLIVLNRSDVEVPFEVWDQTVGFLPSSAPPHSLLTLLWKRS